In one Thioclava sp. ES.031 genomic region, the following are encoded:
- a CDS encoding carbon monoxide dehydrogenase subunit G, producing MRFEGDHLIPADPETVWRGLNDPEVLRRAIPGCEAMEQTGEAEYTATVVARVGPVSASFRGKVELSDLVPPVSYRITGRGQGGPAGFAKGGAEIKLAPEGEGTRLSYVADVEVGGKLAAVGGRLIQGVARKNAEDFFNAFSRVVTGEAEETAPPSEGAAPTGAVATAAAGHIPLIDRVAWLLVGLGLGLGICWLFG from the coding sequence ATGCGGTTCGAAGGCGATCACCTGATCCCGGCCGATCCCGAAACGGTCTGGCGTGGGCTCAACGACCCCGAGGTGCTGCGCCGCGCGATCCCGGGCTGCGAGGCGATGGAGCAGACGGGCGAGGCCGAATATACCGCCACGGTCGTGGCGCGGGTCGGTCCCGTCTCGGCCAGCTTTCGCGGCAAGGTGGAGCTGAGCGATCTGGTTCCGCCCGTGTCCTACCGGATCACCGGGCGCGGGCAGGGCGGGCCTGCGGGCTTCGCCAAGGGCGGCGCGGAAATCAAGCTCGCGCCCGAAGGCGAGGGCACGCGCTTGTCCTATGTCGCCGATGTCGAGGTTGGCGGTAAACTGGCCGCGGTCGGCGGGCGATTGATTCAGGGCGTGGCGCGCAAGAATGCCGAGGATTTCTTCAACGCCTTCTCGCGGGTCGTGACCGGCGAGGCGGAAGAGACAGCCCCGCCCAGCGAAGGCGCCGCCCCGACGGGCGCGGTGGCCACTGCGGCGGCGGGACATATTCCGCTGATCGACCGCGTAGCGTGGCTTCTGGTCGGTCTTGGCCTCGGGCTCGGGATCTGCTGGCTCTTTGGTTGA
- a CDS encoding xanthine dehydrogenase family protein subunit M, whose translation MKPAPFTYHRPASLAEALALLRTHGPAAKPIAGGQSLGPMLNMRLARPGHLIDLNDLIELDRVRVKEDMLEIGALTRHHRLANAPEVQRSLPLLGAAAASIGHYAIRQRGTIGGSLAHADPAAQLPLIAVTLGATLVISGPAGTREVAAADFLQSIMTVDLRDGELITALRFPLPVGDLWAFEAFSRRHGDFALVSVALSFARDAEGKIDALRLGLGGVDTVPLRLPEIEARAQGRLADEDTIRDLAAATAAAIAPEDSAKVPAVYRRELAETLVIRAFQSALTREEGA comes from the coding sequence ATGAAACCCGCCCCTTTCACCTACCACCGGCCTGCGAGCCTTGCCGAGGCACTGGCGCTGTTGCGCACGCATGGTCCGGCGGCCAAGCCGATCGCCGGAGGGCAAAGCCTAGGGCCGATGCTGAACATGCGGCTGGCGCGCCCGGGCCATCTGATCGATCTCAACGATCTGATCGAGCTGGACCGCGTGCGGGTGAAGGAGGACATGCTGGAGATCGGCGCGCTGACGCGCCATCACCGGCTGGCCAATGCGCCGGAAGTGCAGCGGAGCCTGCCGCTTCTCGGTGCCGCTGCCGCCTCGATCGGGCATTACGCGATCCGTCAGCGCGGCACGATCGGCGGCAGCCTCGCCCATGCGGACCCCGCTGCCCAGTTGCCGCTGATCGCGGTCACGCTGGGCGCGACGCTGGTGATTTCGGGACCGGCAGGCACGCGCGAAGTCGCCGCCGCCGATTTCCTGCAATCGATCATGACGGTGGATCTGCGCGATGGCGAACTCATCACCGCGCTGCGCTTTCCGCTCCCGGTCGGCGATCTCTGGGCCTTCGAGGCGTTCTCGCGCCGTCACGGCGATTTCGCGCTGGTCAGCGTCGCGCTCAGTTTCGCGCGCGACGCGGAGGGCAAGATCGATGCGCTGCGGCTTGGGCTCGGCGGCGTCGACACCGTCCCGCTGCGCCTGCCCGAGATCGAGGCGCGCGCGCAGGGCAGGCTGGCCGATGAGGACACCATTCGCGATCTCGCAGCCGCGACTGCCGCGGCGATCGCGCCCGAAGACAGCGCAAAGGTGCCCGCCGTCTATCGCCGGGAGCTTGCCGAAACGCTTGTCATTCGCGCGTTCCAGTCCGCTTTGACCCGGGAGGAGGGTGCATGA
- a CDS encoding carbohydrate ABC transporter permease — protein MLFLAPVMAVLGAVAVFPIAYSLYISFFSIKLTRPNRTPFVGLKNYTDLLGDEAFWGAVWRTVSFSLVSVTAIAFIALLVSLLLNQEFRGRRILSTILLVPWAIPYVANALMWKWIYDSSYGALNGLLYQLDFIDKYMVWLGDQDKTLFLIANAFVWKEVPLATILLLVSLKSIPSDLYAAARVDGATVWQRFVHVTLPAMKPGFMLVMIYETMMAIRHFDLFFILTEGGPGSASHVLSWHIYVETFRNLSFGSGAAMSYLLAIATFALSYLFIRTLGRKI, from the coding sequence ATGCTGTTTCTTGCTCCTGTCATGGCCGTTCTGGGCGCGGTTGCGGTCTTCCCGATCGCCTATTCGCTTTATATCAGCTTCTTCAGCATCAAGCTGACGCGTCCGAACCGGACCCCCTTCGTCGGGCTGAAGAACTATACCGATCTTCTCGGCGATGAGGCGTTCTGGGGCGCGGTCTGGCGCACGGTGAGTTTCTCGCTCGTCTCGGTTACCGCGATTGCTTTCATAGCCTTGCTTGTCTCGCTGCTGCTGAATCAGGAATTCCGCGGGCGTCGTATCCTGTCGACGATCCTGCTGGTGCCGTGGGCGATCCCCTATGTCGCGAACGCGCTGATGTGGAAATGGATCTACGATTCCAGCTATGGCGCGCTGAACGGCCTGCTCTACCAGCTCGATTTCATCGACAAATACATGGTCTGGCTGGGGGATCAGGACAAAACGCTGTTCCTGATCGCCAATGCCTTCGTCTGGAAGGAAGTGCCGCTGGCGACGATCCTTCTGCTGGTCTCGCTCAAGTCGATCCCGTCCGATCTCTATGCGGCGGCGCGCGTCGACGGCGCGACGGTCTGGCAGCGCTTCGTGCATGTCACCCTGCCGGCGATGAAGCCCGGTTTCATGCTGGTGATGATCTACGAGACGATGATGGCGATCCGCCATTTCGATCTGTTCTTCATCCTGACCGAGGGCGGGCCCGGCAGCGCGTCGCATGTGCTCTCGTGGCACATCTATGTCGAGACCTTCCGCAACCTGTCCTTCGGGAGCGGTGCTGCGATGTCCTACCTCCTCGCAATCGCGACTTTCGCACTCTCCTACCTCTTCATCCGAACGCTGGGGCGCAAGATCTGA
- a CDS encoding xanthine dehydrogenase family protein molybdopterin-binding subunit: MSGDFTEIGRALPRKEDRRLVSGRGRYLDDLAFPGALHVSFVRSPHAHARILGIDSAEAAEMPGVVGIFTGRDLDQMTTRLRLAPPIEGLQPTELTTLPIDKVRFHGDPVVCVVATDRYLAEDAAECVSVEYEQLTAVTSITEAFAPDAALVDDSLTSNMVSHQSLCVGDPAARRAEAHRVVEARFSLHRHTHVPLETRGCVADWDDGRAHLNMHIGNQVPHPLRSQLAARLGLSESQVTVMSPDVGGAFGQKIALYREELTVAALSRHLRRPVRWREDRMENLMSAAHAREYECRTRASVSETGRILGLELEIDEDFGGYCFYPANYMARVIALIMTGPYRIQDYAYEVRVALTNKCGAGPMRAPMAITSWVMEGTIDAIARDLGLDPVEVRRINALGPEDLPYKMPTGELLEDVSPRETLEIAVDAIDVADFRARQAQARAEGRYLGLGLCTVIESTTYGSEFYKSAGIPGSGHESAWVRIEPSGAVNASVGLMGTGQGYESPLSQAVAEGLGVRSEDVTVHMGNTDIAPYGMGSRGGRGATAGGGTLYLCALKARERVLAIAASMLDLNDAGGLRLRAGQIERMIGEDWQEAGLSLTDIARRAYHEPLALPEGIAPGLDFSHSYDPPAMTYSNSTHACEVEVDPQTGAISIDRYLVAEDSGTVLNPIVVRGQQQGAIAMGLSGALLEQVIYDGTGQNLSATLADYLVASPNELPEFEILHHNTPNRRTPAGIKGMAEGGVMGAIGVLANAVSDALAPRGVTIERLPLTPQSIRALLREAAPSSTKRTQP, encoded by the coding sequence ATGAGCGGTGATTTCACCGAGATCGGTCGCGCCCTGCCGCGCAAGGAAGATCGGCGCCTCGTCTCCGGTCGCGGGCGCTATCTCGACGACCTCGCCTTTCCCGGTGCGCTGCATGTGAGCTTCGTGCGCTCGCCCCACGCTCATGCGCGCATTCTCGGGATCGACAGCGCCGAAGCCGCTGAGATGCCGGGGGTCGTGGGGATTTTCACCGGGCGCGATCTCGATCAGATGACGACGCGGCTGCGTCTCGCGCCGCCGATCGAGGGGCTGCAGCCGACCGAGCTGACGACGCTTCCGATCGACAAGGTCCGCTTCCACGGCGATCCGGTGGTCTGCGTCGTCGCGACCGATCGCTACCTCGCCGAGGATGCCGCCGAATGTGTCAGTGTCGAATATGAGCAACTTACGGCGGTGACCTCGATCACCGAGGCCTTCGCGCCCGATGCCGCTCTGGTCGATGACAGCCTGACCAGCAACATGGTCTCGCATCAGAGCCTGTGCGTCGGCGATCCTGCCGCGCGCCGGGCCGAGGCGCATCGCGTCGTCGAGGCCCGGTTCTCGCTCCATCGCCACACCCATGTCCCGCTGGAGACGCGCGGTTGCGTCGCCGACTGGGATGACGGGCGCGCGCATCTGAACATGCATATCGGCAATCAGGTCCCGCATCCGTTGCGCAGCCAGCTTGCTGCGCGGCTGGGACTGTCGGAAAGCCAGGTCACCGTCATGAGCCCCGATGTGGGCGGCGCCTTCGGTCAGAAGATCGCGCTCTATCGCGAGGAACTCACGGTCGCGGCTCTGTCTCGCCACCTGCGCCGCCCGGTCCGGTGGCGTGAGGATCGGATGGAGAACCTGATGTCCGCCGCCCATGCGCGGGAATACGAGTGCCGCACCCGCGCCTCGGTCAGCGAAACCGGACGGATTCTCGGCCTCGAACTTGAGATCGACGAGGATTTCGGTGGCTACTGCTTCTACCCGGCCAACTATATGGCCCGCGTCATCGCCCTGATCATGACCGGGCCTTACCGCATTCAGGACTACGCCTATGAGGTCCGCGTCGCGCTGACCAACAAATGCGGTGCAGGACCGATGCGCGCGCCCATGGCGATCACCAGCTGGGTGATGGAGGGTACGATCGACGCGATCGCCCGCGACCTCGGCCTCGACCCGGTCGAGGTGCGCCGTATCAACGCGCTCGGCCCGGAGGATCTGCCCTACAAGATGCCCACGGGCGAACTTCTCGAAGATGTCAGCCCACGGGAGACGCTCGAGATCGCCGTGGACGCGATCGATGTCGCGGACTTCCGTGCCCGGCAGGCGCAGGCGCGGGCTGAGGGGCGCTATCTGGGGCTCGGGCTGTGCACGGTGATCGAGAGCACGACCTATGGCTCGGAATTCTACAAATCCGCCGGTATCCCCGGATCGGGCCATGAATCGGCCTGGGTGCGGATCGAGCCGAGCGGGGCGGTCAACGCCTCCGTCGGTCTGATGGGCACCGGGCAAGGCTACGAGAGCCCGCTTTCGCAGGCGGTGGCCGAAGGGCTCGGCGTGCGCTCGGAAGATGTCACGGTCCATATGGGCAATACCGATATCGCGCCCTACGGCATGGGCAGCCGCGGCGGACGCGGCGCGACGGCCGGGGGCGGCACGCTCTATCTCTGTGCGCTCAAGGCGCGCGAGCGGGTGCTCGCGATTGCGGCCTCGATGCTCGATCTCAACGACGCCGGCGGGCTGCGACTGCGCGCAGGCCAGATCGAGCGGATGATCGGAGAGGACTGGCAGGAGGCGGGGCTTTCGCTGACCGATATCGCGCGGCGCGCCTATCACGAACCGCTGGCCCTGCCCGAGGGGATCGCGCCGGGGCTCGACTTCTCGCATAGCTACGACCCGCCCGCGATGACCTATTCCAACTCGACCCATGCCTGCGAGGTCGAGGTCGACCCGCAGACCGGTGCGATCTCGATCGACCGCTATCTCGTCGCCGAGGATTCCGGCACCGTTCTCAACCCGATCGTCGTGCGCGGCCAGCAGCAGGGCGCGATCGCGATGGGGCTGAGCGGCGCGCTGCTCGAACAGGTGATCTACGACGGCACGGGGCAGAACCTCTCCGCGACGCTCGCCGATTACCTCGTGGCCTCCCCGAACGAACTGCCGGAGTTCGAAATCCTGCATCACAACACGCCGAACCGCCGCACTCCCGCGGGGATCAAGGGCATGGCCGAAGGCGGCGTGATGGGCGCAATCGGCGTGCTCGCCAACGCGGTGAGCGATGCGCTCGCGCCGCGCGGCGTGACGATCGAGCGTCTTCCGCTGACCCCCCAATCCATTCGCGCGCTCCTGCGGGAGGCAGCGCCCAGCTCAACGAAAAGGACCCAGCCGTGA
- a CDS encoding NIPSNAP family protein: protein MIYEQRTYRITPGKAPEFLKLYEAEGLHIITQYAKLAGCWISDSGVLNAVTFLWAYEDYGHRSAQRAKLGADPEWQAFVPKILPYLVHQESIFLQPAAFSPLD from the coding sequence ATGATCTACGAACAAAGAACCTACCGCATCACCCCCGGGAAGGCGCCCGAGTTCCTCAAGCTCTATGAAGCCGAGGGCCTGCACATCATCACCCAATACGCAAAGCTCGCCGGATGCTGGATCAGCGACAGCGGCGTGCTCAACGCGGTCACCTTCCTCTGGGCCTATGAGGATTACGGCCACCGCAGCGCGCAACGCGCCAAGCTGGGCGCAGACCCGGAATGGCAGGCTTTCGTTCCCAAGATCCTGCCCTATCTCGTGCATCAGGAAAGCATCTTCCTGCAGCCCGCGGCGTTCTCGCCGCTCGACTGA
- a CDS encoding NAD(P)-dependent oxidoreductase, with product MTEEKPSVGFIGLGIMGQHMAGHILAAGHPLNIYNRTRAKGDALVAKGATWCDSPGAVAEASDITITIVGYPADVEQVYLGEEGIIGKARPGSVLIDMTTSSPALAGKIAQAALARGLSALDAPVSGGDVGAKAGKLAIMLGGDQRAFERVLPVLELMGGNIALMGKAGAGQHTKMANQIAIASTMLAVAESISYARAAGLDPMQVLKVIGTGAASSFLLNGLGPKMVDEDFAPGFFVHHFVKDMSIALSEAERLGLDLPGLSLARSLYGKLVDDGFGEEGTQALYRAYNAIHAEAG from the coding sequence GTGACAGAAGAGAAACCCAGCGTCGGCTTCATCGGACTCGGAATCATGGGCCAGCACATGGCGGGGCATATCCTCGCCGCGGGGCATCCGCTTAACATCTACAACCGCACCCGCGCCAAGGGCGATGCCCTCGTCGCGAAGGGGGCGACGTGGTGTGACAGCCCCGGCGCCGTGGCCGAGGCCAGCGACATCACGATCACCATCGTGGGCTACCCCGCCGATGTCGAGCAGGTCTACCTCGGTGAGGAGGGGATCATCGGCAAGGCGCGCCCGGGCTCGGTGCTGATCGACATGACCACCTCGAGCCCGGCTCTGGCCGGGAAGATCGCGCAGGCGGCTCTCGCGCGCGGCCTCTCTGCGCTCGACGCCCCGGTCTCCGGCGGCGATGTCGGCGCGAAGGCGGGCAAGCTCGCGATCATGCTGGGCGGCGACCAGCGCGCGTTCGAGCGGGTCCTGCCGGTGCTGGAGCTGATGGGCGGGAATATCGCGCTGATGGGCAAGGCGGGCGCTGGGCAGCACACCAAGATGGCCAACCAGATCGCCATCGCCTCGACCATGCTCGCGGTCGCGGAAAGCATCAGCTACGCGCGCGCCGCCGGTCTGGATCCGATGCAGGTTCTCAAAGTCATCGGAACCGGGGCCGCGTCGAGCTTCCTGCTCAACGGGCTCGGGCCGAAGATGGTGGACGAGGATTTCGCGCCCGGCTTCTTCGTCCACCACTTCGTCAAGGACATGTCGATCGCGCTGAGCGAAGCCGAAAGACTGGGCCTCGATCTGCCGGGCCTGTCGCTGGCGCGCAGCCTCTATGGCAAGCTGGTGGATGACGGCTTCGGCGAAGAGGGCACGCAGGCGCTCTACCGCGCCTATAATGCGATCCACGCGGAGGCCGGGTGA
- a CDS encoding (2Fe-2S)-binding protein, with amino-acid sequence MSAPTHDPLTLSLSVNGETHDVRVPARKLLSDVLRDDLGLTGTHVGCEHGVCGACTVLIDGRPARACLTFAAQMEGHEVTTVEAMGRPDALSALQQALHEEHGLQCGFCTPGIVVTFEHYLRENPDPTAEEVRNVLSGNLCRCTGYQNIVAAVLKAAARMRGEAA; translated from the coding sequence ATGAGCGCTCCGACACACGACCCCCTGACGCTTTCGCTGAGCGTGAATGGCGAAACCCATGACGTTCGGGTGCCCGCGCGCAAGCTGCTCTCGGATGTGCTGCGCGACGACCTTGGCCTGACCGGCACCCATGTCGGCTGCGAACACGGCGTCTGCGGCGCCTGCACCGTGCTGATCGACGGCCGTCCGGCGCGCGCCTGCCTGACTTTCGCCGCCCAGATGGAGGGCCACGAGGTCACGACGGTCGAGGCCATGGGGCGGCCCGACGCGCTCTCGGCGCTTCAGCAGGCGCTGCACGAGGAACACGGGCTGCAATGCGGTTTCTGCACGCCCGGCATCGTAGTGACCTTCGAGCATTACCTGCGCGAAAACCCGGACCCGACCGCAGAGGAAGTGCGCAATGTCCTGTCGGGCAATCTGTGCCGCTGCACGGGCTATCAGAATATCGTCGCCGCCGTGCTGAAAGCTGCGGCCCGGATGCGTGGAGAGGCGGCATGA
- a CDS encoding carbohydrate ABC transporter permease, translating to MSDMPITPPVDTIDYRRRQKIGRIVQRLVIVVSAIVLAAYILAPVSWLVSSAFQTETEIVSIPPHWIPEEPTLRNFEAIFTAGNDEPVTYETRSGADPAAGDFIPSTAENLLPSMANSLIVSTLVVILNLLVGVPAAYAIAKIRFWGRNASVYFILITRVIPDIALVVPFFLVIRKLGMLDTLGSLVITYLAITVPFTVFILIQYFEGLPDELDKAARVDGCSRFQALIKVFLPLSLPSLVAVVLFTFLTSWNEFLLALMFTQTSASQTLPILLASFTSDFTVSFSFLNAAGVLAVVPPVIVAIVFERYIVSGLTAGAVKG from the coding sequence ATGAGCGATATGCCTATCACCCCGCCTGTCGACACGATCGACTACCGCCGCCGCCAGAAAATCGGGCGCATCGTTCAGCGTCTGGTGATCGTGGTCTCCGCGATCGTCCTTGCGGCCTACATTCTCGCCCCGGTGTCGTGGCTCGTCTCTTCGGCGTTCCAGACCGAGACCGAGATCGTCTCGATCCCGCCGCACTGGATTCCCGAAGAGCCGACCCTGCGAAATTTCGAGGCGATCTTCACCGCCGGGAACGACGAGCCTGTCACCTACGAGACGCGCTCGGGCGCCGATCCGGCTGCCGGTGACTTCATCCCCTCCACCGCGGAGAACCTCCTGCCGTCGATGGCCAACAGCCTGATCGTCTCCACCCTCGTGGTGATCCTGAACCTGCTCGTCGGGGTGCCGGCCGCCTATGCGATCGCGAAGATCCGGTTCTGGGGGCGCAACGCGTCGGTCTATTTCATCCTGATCACGCGGGTGATCCCCGATATCGCGCTGGTCGTGCCGTTCTTCCTGGTGATCCGCAAACTCGGGATGCTCGATACCCTCGGATCGCTGGTGATCACCTATCTCGCGATTACGGTGCCCTTCACGGTCTTCATCCTGATCCAGTATTTCGAGGGCCTCCCGGACGAGCTGGACAAGGCCGCGCGGGTCGATGGCTGTTCGCGGTTCCAGGCGCTGATCAAGGTGTTCCTGCCGCTCTCGCTGCCCTCGCTCGTCGCCGTGGTCCTCTTCACCTTCCTTACCAGCTGGAACGAATTCCTGCTCGCGCTGATGTTCACGCAGACCTCCGCGTCGCAGACCCTGCCGATCCTGCTGGCCTCGTTCACCTCCGATTTCACGGTGAGCTTCTCCTTCCTCAACGCCGCTGGCGTCCTGGCGGTCGTGCCGCCGGTGATCGTCGCCATCGTCTTCGAACGCTACATCGTTTCCGGTCTGACCGCCGGGGCTGTCAAAGGTTAG
- a CDS encoding TetR/AcrR family transcriptional regulator, translated as MQTKPKMTEGSSKTNGAGNKPGSPQGAVRMPFNERRAQILDVATEFFAENGLAGQTRQLAKKCGISQRLLYRFFPTKEDLLKEVYNREILGAFKAVWFVELQDRSQPMAVRLDAFYRDYLQSTLTRKWLRLFLYASLAEANMAPDYIAAIVMQLLETVMREVAHERGVELPEDPALLREMAWTLHGAISHYAIRRHIYQSSLSLSEDQVVTMHVRVFLAGFEDMVEVCSGR; from the coding sequence GTGCAGACCAAGCCCAAAATGACTGAAGGTTCGTCCAAAACGAACGGCGCCGGAAACAAGCCCGGCTCGCCGCAAGGTGCTGTGCGGATGCCTTTCAATGAGCGTCGTGCCCAGATCCTGGACGTCGCCACCGAGTTCTTCGCGGAGAACGGGCTTGCGGGGCAGACGCGTCAGTTGGCGAAGAAATGCGGCATCTCCCAGCGTCTTCTCTATCGCTTCTTTCCGACCAAGGAAGACCTGCTCAAAGAGGTCTATAACCGAGAGATTCTTGGTGCTTTCAAGGCTGTCTGGTTCGTTGAGCTTCAGGATCGTTCGCAGCCCATGGCCGTGCGCCTCGACGCATTCTATCGCGACTATCTTCAGTCTACCTTGACCCGGAAGTGGTTGCGATTGTTCCTTTATGCCTCGCTGGCCGAGGCGAATATGGCGCCTGACTACATCGCGGCGATCGTCATGCAGCTGCTGGAGACCGTGATGCGTGAAGTGGCGCATGAGCGGGGCGTGGAGCTGCCGGAAGATCCCGCATTGCTCCGCGAAATGGCGTGGACGCTGCACGGTGCGATCTCTCACTACGCGATTCGACGCCATATCTATCAAAGCAGCCTGTCGCTCTCCGAAGACCAGGTGGTAACGATGCATGTCCGCGTGTTCCTCGCGGGATTCGAGGATATGGTCGAGGTGTGCAGCGGCCGCTGA
- a CDS encoding extracellular solute-binding protein: MLKDKTRRLGRRDFLRYSAAGAGALMAPGLVRPAKAETAALTMHTWSAAVDTVQSHLSAFTKETGIPVNYGNSPWAQYREGMVAKFVGGAPLDAMWVSDSWLPEWAEAGWIAPVDEFDSLMKYNAEAEDFCTDSMTYGGRQYGLTYYTDYMAFFYDEAKLKEAGFDAPPETWDELVEQSLVMKEKGIADYPMMLAMAQESWLIEFISTLVYSHGGRLVDDNGMAVMQDPKEGAVEALSWVVDAVNKHEIVSPACVETGELAGLKSFAAGNHAFAMVAKYRLRMLNDPEQSQIAGNVKQAMMPKGANGSHATVGWMRFHGMSAQAAQDKARAENAAKLIEWFGGKADGAYTFQKLLFLDIGAGFGVKPLFEDPEIRAAYDSYGDVDMIQAQQALARKKDTVTPWFGEWNDTNGSAWQSAILGNVDPAGAVKKSADLWNELKDSY, from the coding sequence ATGCTCAAGGATAAGACGCGCCGTCTCGGGCGCCGGGATTTCCTCCGCTACTCGGCGGCGGGCGCAGGGGCGCTGATGGCGCCGGGTCTGGTTCGTCCGGCCAAGGCCGAAACGGCCGCGCTGACGATGCACACCTGGTCGGCCGCGGTCGACACCGTGCAGAGCCACCTCAGCGCCTTCACCAAGGAAACCGGGATCCCGGTCAATTACGGGAACTCGCCCTGGGCCCAGTACCGCGAGGGTATGGTCGCGAAATTCGTGGGCGGTGCGCCGCTCGACGCGATGTGGGTGTCGGATTCCTGGCTGCCCGAATGGGCCGAAGCCGGCTGGATCGCCCCGGTCGACGAGTTCGACAGCCTGATGAAATACAACGCCGAGGCCGAGGATTTCTGCACCGACTCCATGACCTATGGCGGTCGTCAGTACGGCCTGACCTATTACACCGACTACATGGCCTTCTTCTATGACGAGGCGAAGCTCAAGGAAGCCGGCTTCGACGCGCCGCCGGAAACCTGGGATGAGCTGGTCGAGCAGTCGCTCGTCATGAAAGAGAAGGGCATTGCCGACTATCCGATGATGCTCGCGATGGCGCAGGAAAGCTGGCTGATCGAGTTCATCTCGACGCTGGTCTATTCGCATGGTGGCCGTCTGGTCGACGACAACGGCATGGCCGTGATGCAGGACCCGAAAGAGGGTGCTGTTGAGGCGCTGAGCTGGGTCGTCGATGCGGTCAACAAGCACGAGATCGTATCCCCCGCCTGTGTCGAGACCGGCGAACTGGCAGGCCTGAAATCCTTCGCGGCGGGCAACCATGCCTTCGCGATGGTCGCGAAATACCGTCTGCGGATGCTCAACGATCCCGAGCAGTCGCAGATCGCAGGCAATGTGAAGCAGGCGATGATGCCGAAAGGCGCCAACGGCTCTCACGCGACGGTCGGCTGGATGCGTTTCCACGGCATGTCGGCGCAAGCTGCACAAGACAAGGCGCGCGCCGAGAATGCCGCGAAGCTGATCGAATGGTTCGGCGGCAAGGCGGATGGCGCCTACACGTTCCAGAAGCTCCTGTTCCTCGATATCGGCGCCGGGTTCGGCGTGAAGCCGCTGTTCGAGGATCCCGAGATCCGCGCGGCCTACGATTCCTATGGCGATGTCGACATGATCCAGGCTCAGCAGGCGCTCGCTCGCAAGAAGGACACGGTCACCCCGTGGTTCGGCGAGTGGAACGACACCAACGGGTCGGCCTGGCAATCGGCGATCCTCGGCAATGTCGATCCGGCCGGAGCGGTCAAGAAATCTGCCGATCTGTGGAACGAGCTGAAGGACAGCTACTGA
- a CDS encoding ABC transporter ATP-binding protein → MARIRFTNVNKKYANGFHAVRDLNLDIEDREFIVLLGPSGCGKSTTLNMIAGLEEVSDGDLIFDEQVVNYVPPHKRDVAMVFQSYALYPHKTVYDNIGFGLKMRNASKEEIDERVQDAAKKLEISHLLDRRPSQLSGGQRQRVALGRAMVRDPSVFLMDEPLSNLDAALRISMRAEIKELHRAMETTFVYVTHDQAEALTLADRIVVMNDGVVQQIGTPDDIYERPANTFVASFLGSPPINYFDGVLEAGPDDEMAFVRDGLRLVLPTDHAVRLKGQEGRAVRLGIRAEDVAEGTAEPGYNALSGTVNSVLPVGSDQYLGMDFGGEELFFRVGKDLRHAFGESITLAVDLNRLHVFDRETGQSLIWNAA, encoded by the coding sequence TTGGCCCGGATCCGCTTCACCAACGTCAACAAGAAATACGCCAACGGCTTCCATGCCGTGCGCGATCTCAACCTCGATATCGAGGATCGCGAGTTCATCGTCCTGCTCGGCCCCTCGGGCTGCGGCAAATCCACGACCCTCAATATGATTGCAGGGCTCGAGGAGGTCTCGGACGGCGATCTGATCTTCGACGAGCAGGTCGTGAACTACGTCCCGCCGCACAAGCGCGACGTCGCGATGGTGTTCCAGAGCTACGCGCTCTACCCGCATAAGACCGTCTACGACAATATCGGCTTCGGGCTGAAAATGCGGAACGCGTCGAAGGAAGAGATCGACGAGCGCGTGCAAGACGCCGCGAAGAAGCTCGAGATTTCGCACCTGCTCGACCGGCGTCCGTCGCAGCTGTCGGGCGGCCAGCGTCAGCGTGTGGCGCTGGGGCGCGCGATGGTCCGTGACCCGTCGGTCTTCCTGATGGATGAGCCGCTGTCGAACCTCGACGCGGCGCTGCGGATCTCGATGCGCGCGGAGATCAAGGAACTCCACCGCGCGATGGAGACCACCTTCGTCTACGTGACCCACGATCAGGCCGAGGCGCTGACGCTCGCGGATCGTATCGTGGTGATGAATGACGGGGTCGTGCAGCAGATCGGTACGCCCGACGACATCTACGAACGCCCCGCGAACACTTTCGTGGCGTCGTTCCTCGGCAGCCCGCCGATCAACTATTTCGACGGCGTCCTCGAGGCCGGGCCGGATGACGAGATGGCCTTCGTCCGCGATGGGTTGCGTCTCGTGCTGCCGACAGATCATGCGGTGCGCCTGAAAGGGCAAGAGGGTCGCGCGGTGCGGCTGGGCATCCGGGCCGAGGATGTCGCGGAAGGCACTGCCGAGCCGGGATATAATGCGCTCAGCGGCACCGTGAACTCGGTGCTTCCGGTTGGCTCGGATCAGTACCTGGGTATGGATTTCGGCGGCGAGGAGCTGTTCTTCCGCGTCGGCAAGGATCTGCGCCATGCGTTCGGCGAGAGCATCACCCTCGCGGTGGATCTCAACCGCCTGCATGTCTTCGACCGCGAAACCGGTCAGTCGCTGATCTGGAACGCGGCCTGA